The Amblyomma americanum isolate KBUSLIRL-KWMA chromosome 3, ASM5285725v1, whole genome shotgun sequence genome window below encodes:
- the LOC144123728 gene encoding uncharacterized protein LOC144123728 — MAKVDDNASAMPGDGPSRAVPALSLRLPQLSPTDPQLGLAQVNSQFINSRITTQAQKFHHVAASLPPETAAEVRDLLIIPPAPAPFDTLAAELIKRTAVSEHRRLQQLISSEELGDRKPTELLRRLQQLLGDMAAIFDQAFLREFFLQRLPASARLVLATAQGLSLEKLAELADSVMDVSYSTISLGAVSPPPNPPSSLPSRVDLQSLRDDFHSQITRLSNQIAALSTSRSLSPFRRQTSPCRRSATPPLQISEYWYHRTFGEAARRCTPPCPFQRNFPRHH, encoded by the coding sequence ATGGCCAAAGTCGACGACAACGCCTCAGCCATGCCCGGTGACGGACCCTCCAGGGCAGTCCCTGCGCTGTCTCTTCGCCTTCCCCAGTTATCGCCGACCGATCCTCAACTCGGGCTCGCTCAAGTCAACAGCCAGTTCATTAATAGCCGCATCACCACCCAGGCACAGAAGTTTCATCACGTCGCTGCGTCGCTACCACCTGAGACTGCTGCCGAAGTCCGCGACCTCCTCATAATTCCACCCGCCCCGGCCCCGTTTGACACGTTGGCTGCTGAGCTCATCAAGCGAACAGCCGTCTCGGAAcatcgccgcctgcagcagctcatctccTCTGAAGAACTGGGGGACCGCAAACCAACAGAGTTGCTGCGGcggctccagcagctcctgggtGACATGGCTGCTATCTTCGACCAAGCCTTCCTGCGTGAGTTTTTCCTTCAGCGCTTGCCGGCGTCGGCCCGCCTGGTGCTTGCGACCGCACAGGGGTTGTCTTTGGAGAAGCTGGCTGAGCTGGCGGATTCCGTCATGGACGTTTCCTACTCCACAATTTCTCTCGGTGCCGTATCCCCGCCTCCCAACCCGCCATCATCTCTTCCCTCCCGCGTGGACCTTCAGAGCCTCCGTGACGACTTCCACTCCCAGATCACACGTCTCTCCAACCAAATCGCCGCACTGTCGACCTCCCGCTCACTCTCGCCTTTCCGTCGCCAGACCTCACCTTGCCGACGTAGTGCTACACCACCTCTTCAAATCAGCGAGTACTGGTATCACCGCACCTTTGGTGAAGCAGCGCGTCGGTGCACCCCTCCCTGTCCCTTCCAGAGAAACTTCCCACGACACCACTAG
- the LOC144123729 gene encoding galactosylceramide sulfotransferase-like has protein sequence MDPKLDRPVRRPNLVLSAPEHEQGVQSAEGSRESCEPARYVVFLKTHKAGSSTVFNILLRYAAEEGLVLALPQSPTAFQHSTATHFEPNKVLDLSAAGMRPNLVAMHMRFHREALLSLMPNETRFVTIMRQPVDLFRSLYDYYALQRIFGGESLERFVSNEELVGTLRQRRFSGNLGFNQIAFDLGLDPEDFNSTSKVTELMSMMDSTFHLVMIAERFSESLALLRRLLCLPGYRSVVAFRKNALHNRTTLTAPVAARLAQLNAVDTLLYDHFARKFDQQVAAVGRARVAAEAAHIEALTERWLAHCVETTKGRRVVGHQLRAGMDHDETCHRLALPELEFTKELRWLQTRLARQRTGFFYQ, from the exons TCGACCGAACCTCGTGCTGTCTGCGCCCGAGCACGAACAGGGAGTCCAATCGGCTGAGGGAAGCCGTGAGTCCTGCGAGCCGGCGCGCTACGTGGTCTTCCTCAAGACGCACAAGGCCGGCAGCTCGACTGTGTTCAACATTCTGCTGCGTTACGCGGCCGAAGAGGGACTGGTGCTGGCGCTGCCTCAATCGCCGACGGCCTTCCAGCACAGCACGGCCACGCATTTCGAGCCGAACAAG GTGCTGGATCTGTCGGCGGCCGGCATGCGTCCAAACCTGGTGGCCATGCACATGCGCTTCCAccgcgaggcgctgctgtcgCTGATGCCCAACGAGACGCGATTCGTGACCATCATGCGCCAGCCAGTGGACCTGTTCCGCTCGCTGTACGACTACTACGCGTTGCAGCGCATCTTCGGGGGCGAGTCTCTCGAGCGGTTCGTCTCCAACGAGGAGCTCGTGGGCACCCTGCGGCAGAGGCGCTTCTCAGGCAACTTGGGCTTCAACCAGATCGCCTTCGACCTCGGCCTCGACCCCGAAGACTTCAACAGCACCAGCAAG GTGACAGAGCTGATGTCCATGATGGACTCCACATTTCATCTGGTGATGATAGCCGAGCGGTTTAGCGAATCCCTGGCGCTGCTTCGCCGCCTGCTCTGCCTTCCCGGATATCGCAGCGTGGTGGCCTTCCGCAAGAACGCGCTGCACAACCGCACAACCCTGACGGCGCCCGTCGCCGCCCGACTGGCGCAGCTGAACGCGGTGGACACGCTGCTCTACGACCATTTCGCCCGCAAGTTCGACCAGCAGGTGGCGGCAGTGGGCAGGGCTCGCGTGGCCGCGGAGGCGGCGCACATCGAGGCGCTGACGGAGCGCTGGTTGGCTCACTGCGTTGAGACCACCAAAGGGAGACGGGTGGTGGGGCACCAGCTTCGCGCGGGCATGGACCACGACGAGACCTGCCACCGCCTCGCGCTGCCCGAGCTGGAGTTCACCAAGGAGCTGCGGTGGCTGCAAACGCGCCTCGCGAGGCAGCGGACTGGTTTCTTCTACCAGTGA